One window from the genome of Salvia miltiorrhiza cultivar Shanhuang (shh) chromosome 7, IMPLAD_Smil_shh, whole genome shotgun sequence encodes:
- the LOC130994288 gene encoding uncharacterized protein LOC130994288 produces MIKANREIVDQDIPFLAAGPSKWARCYTGYIVNGLRFHTKKREMRRKTENSGIFLTATTNSFSSSKDKNPIAGDVSFYGVLKDIIEVRYTNNLKFILFKCDWVDYNLGLKRDEFNFTLVNFAHILYRGNRKIDEPFILAPQAQQAWYIQDPIDPDWHVALKMTPRAVFNVDPEVNEFESIEDEQVSCPQNDPDINNENISWTGADIDGVIVVDDIGEDNVDNFDDEDDEAEYFSRDKSDSDDDDDFFEHEIPSDENETN; encoded by the coding sequence ATGATAAAAGCAAATAGAGAAATTGTTGACCAGGATATTCCATTTTTAGCTGCTGGGCCAAGTAAATGGGCTCGTTGTTACACGGGGTATATTGTAAATGGACTACGTTTTCATACTAAGAAACGTGAGATGCGAAGAAAAACCGAAAATAGTGGAATTTTCTTGACTGCTACTACCAATAGTTTCTCGAGTAGTAAGGATAAGAATCCTATAGCAGGAGACGTGTCATTCTATGGTGTTTTGAAGGATATAATAGAAGTAAGATACACCAATAACTTGAAATTTATATTGTTCAAGTGTGATTGGGTTGACTATAATTTAGGGTTGAAACGTGATGAGTTTAATTTCACTTTGGTCAACTTTGCTCACATACTATATAGAGGAAATAGGAAAATAGATGAGCCATTTATTTTGGCACCTCAAGCTCAACAAGCATGGTATATTCAAGATCCTATTGATCCAGATTGGCATGTAGCTTTGAAGATGACTCCTCGAGCTGTATTCAATGTTGATCCAGAGGTTAATGAATTTGAAAGCATTGAGGATGAGCAGGTTTCTTGTCCACAAAATGATCCAGATATTAACAATGAAAATATATCATGGACTGGAGCAGATATTGATGGTGTCATAGTTGTTGATGATATTGGTGAAGATAATGTTGATAAttttgatgatgaagatgatgaagctGAATACTTCTCTCGTGATAAATCTGAttccgatgatgatgatgactttTTTGAACATGAGATACCATCAGATGAGAATGAAACAAATTAG